In the genome of Pangasianodon hypophthalmus isolate fPanHyp1 chromosome 15, fPanHyp1.pri, whole genome shotgun sequence, the window ataaagagagagagaaagcgagagagtgagagagacagagacaaagaaataaagagagagaaagcgagagagtgagagagacagagataaagagagagataaagagagagagaaagagagagagagagagagagacctctGGCGAGCTGTAAGAGTCgatttctctctttcctccggGGTACCAGCCATGAGACCAGTGCTGTGAGATAGACAGCTGCGACTGCAAACACAGCAGCAAGGCAGCAACCAGCAACAACCTGCACACACTGACCatcactctatacacacacacacacacacaaattagtcAGCCAACAATATATCAAAGGTAAGTAATAAAGTAAAGTTTTAAAGTAAGTCAGATAATAAGTAATCTTTTAGCATGATTATCTTCACTGACATCaatattacagttacagttattgTTCAGTGGAGCTTCAGACCTGGACACTGTCCTGATttaccaacaacaacaacaacaataaacattaATTGATTTAGCCCTTTTTAAGAAAACGCAAAAACAAGTGCaattaacagattaaaatataaactgGAAACAGACAAAATAACCCAAAATACAAGTAGAAAATAATGTAGTGGAGAAGTGTAAAACAGAGGTAATGTGTGCtataataatgcattaaatTACATCAAAACTCaagaaaatgatgaaatataTTACCTTTTACCttgtttgatgtgttttattcagatGCGAATCTTCTGAGATGTGCAGGTCTGAGAAGATCTTGTCTTGGAGTATCAATGCTTGAGACCATCTTCATACACCTCCTCTCTATTtataccccaacacacacacacacacacacactccagtctgAGGGGCTCCGCTGGGACACATAACGTCGGCTCGATTCCAATTATCATCTTCAAACACCCATGACCCCCTGAGGGATGCCACCCGAATGCATAtatacactcaaacacacacacacacacacacacacacacacacacacagagacaatgAATGACGTGCGACAACATGAGGATTTCCATAGGCATGAGACAGTTCTCAGATATAGGCCTTCTAACTATTTCAAATGGGGATTAGTTTTAAGCCTGTGTCAGGAATATCGTTTATAgttcagaaaataaaagacCTTGGCGGGGGGTGAGAACGGTGTTGAACAAGACAAATAGtttatatagaaaataataaataataataataataataattaataatgcatttataagcACATACATGGTAAACTATgataatatgtatataaaggGAATTTTGTCATAAccataaatattataatcaCCACAGAGAAGGCTATGATTTGTATCGgctatttaaatagttttaaaagttaacagataaaaaataaatatcctGGCTACTGTGTAGAAGCAGTTTCCATCTTAGGGTATCATCAGTATGTCAAAgtgtgtattattaatatttcataagtGTGGCTGCCCTCTACTGGCCACCCATACGAC includes:
- the gnrh2 gene encoding progonadoliberin-2, coding for MVSVCRLLLVAALLLCLQSQLSISQHWSHGWYPGGKREIDSYSSPEISGEIKLCEARECSYLRPLRTNVLKSILLDALAKEFQKRK